The following DNA comes from Holosporales bacterium.
GTGTTAGCATTATGGTCTCTTTAGGATTTAAAAATTATGGCCGGCAAATCTTTAAAGCTTACCCGTAGAGAGCTGACTTCATCAATCATGGAGGAGTTTCAAGTTACAAAAATGCACGCCTCTGACGTCATCGAGACCATATTGGTTGAATTGGCGGACGCTCTTCGCCGTGGCGAAAAGGTGAAAATATCTGGACTTGGAGTATTTTGTGTTTTGAATAAAAAAGAACGGGCAGGATTTAACCCAAAAACTGGCGAAGCCGCCAGGGTATCAGGCCGAAAGGTTGTTTCCTTCCACCCATCAACGGTATTTAAAGCTAGGCTTAATAAAGCTAAATAACCATTTTGGAATTCTTACGACAATTTTAAAGTATCATCATCTGCTGTGACTTTTATCCGATCGCTACTAAAGCCAGAGATTATTTTTGACGCAATTGGATTTTCAAGTCCTTTCTGTATAACTCGGCGTAAAGGGCGGGCTCCGTAAATACTGTCAAAACCTTTTTGGGCCAGCCAATCTTTGGCTTTGTCATCTATTTCCAGCACAATACCTTGTTCGTCAAGCTTGGCTAAAAGGCGTTTAAGCTGAATATCGACAATATCACGCATATTTTCCTGACGCAGGCGGTTGAAAATCAGAATTTCATCTAACCTGTTAAGGAATTCCGGCCTGAAGGCACTTTTAACAACCTCCATCACTTGATTTTCGATATCGGCGTTGGTTTCATCCTGTCCCATCAGCTCAGAACCCAAATTGGACGTTAGTACTATCAGCGTGTTACTGAAATCAACAGTGCGACCCTGCCCATCGGTTAAGCGCCCGTCATCCATAACCTGAAGCAGTATATTAAAGACGTCTGGATGGGCTTTTTCTACCTCGTCGAACGGGACCACTTGATACGGCCGACGACGAACCGCTTCGGTCAACGCGCCTCCCTGCTCATAACCTACATAACCTGGAGGTGAGCCAATCAGCCGCGCTA
Coding sequences within:
- a CDS encoding HU family DNA-binding protein, which gives rise to MAGKSLKLTRRELTSSIMEEFQVTKMHASDVIETILVELADALRRGEKVKISGLGVFCVLNKKERAGFNPKTGEAARVSGRKVVSFHPSTVFKARLNKAK